The Geothrix sp. DNA segment CTTGGGGGTGCTGGTGTACTTCTCCTTGATGAGCCACTCGGCGGCGGCGATGAAGTCGTCGAAGACGTTCTGTTTGGTTTCCCGCTTGCCCGCCTCCCACCAGGTCTTTCCGTACTCGCTGCCGCCCCGCAGGCAGGCCACGGCGTAGACGCCGCCCATCTCCATCCAGACCTGGGCCACGGGTGAGTAGGCGGGCGACATGGCGATGTTGAACCCGCCATAGGCATAGAGCAGCGTGGGATTGGCGCCGTCCAGCTTCAGGCCCTTGCGGTAAGCCAGGAACATGGGGACCTTGGTGCCGTCCTTGCTGGGGTAGAAGACCTCCTTGACCTCGAACTCAGTGGGCCTGATGTCCACCTTGGGCTGGCGGAATACGGTGCTCGCACCTGTCTTCAGGTCGTAGCGGTAGAGGGTGGGCGGCTGGTTGTACGAGGTGAAGGTGTAGAAGGTCTCGGTGTCTTCGCGTCGGCCGTTGAAGCCGCTGAGGTTGCCCAGCCCTTCCGCCTTGATCTCCTTGAGGAAGCGGCCCTTCAGGTCGTAGAGCTTCACGATGTTGAGGGCATCGGTCTTCCAGGTGACGGCGAAGGTGTCACCGAAGAGATCGGCCGCGGCGAGGACGTCGCGTCCCTTCCCTTCGGGGATGAGGTCCTTCCAGGCCGAGGGCTTGGGATCCTTGAGGTCCACGGCCACGATGCGGTGGCGCGGGGCACCGGCGTCGGTATGCACGTAGAACGTGTCGCCGTCGTTGCCGAGGATGGCGTAGGAGCCATCGTACTGGTCGAACAGGGGCACGACCGGGCTGCCGGCCTTGCGCAGGTCCTTCAGGTAGACCCGGTTCTTCCGCTCGGTGCCCTGACGCTGGGAGATGAGCAGCCAGTGGCCATCATCGGTCACGCTGGCGCCGAAGCCCCAGTCCGGCTGGTCGGGCCGCTCGTAGATCACCGCATCCTTCTCCACGGGGTCACCCAGCTTGTGGAAGAACAGCTTCTGGTTCTTGTAGACCGCGGTGAGGGCCTTGCCGGCCTCCACCTTGGGGTAGTCGGTGTAGTAGAAGCCGCTGCCGTCCTTCGCCCAGGCATTCACGCCCAGACGGCCGGCAGGGAAGGCGTCGGGCAGGTCCACGCCGGTGGCCACGTTGCGAACCTTCCAGGTGCTCACGTCGGACCCGCCCTTGGACAGGTTGTAGGCCACGAAGGCACCGTCCTCGCTGAAGCGCATGCCTGCGAGGGACACCGTGCCGTCCTTGCTCAAGGCATTGGGATCGAAGAACACGCGGCCCTTCTCCTCCAGGCGCTCCGTGAGGTAGATGACGGCCTGGTTCTGGAGCCCTGAGTTGTAGGAATAGATGTAGTACTTTCCGTGCTTGCTGGGCGCCCCGTACTTCTCGTAGTTCCAGAGGCGGGTCATCCGCGCCTCGATGGCGTTCCGTTCGGGGATCTGCCCCAGGTAGGCCTGAGTCACCCGGTTCTGGGCCTCCACCCAGGCAGCGGTCTCAGCCGAGTGGTCATCCTCCAGCCAGCGGTAGGGATCCGCGACCTTGGTGCCGTGGTAGTCATCCACCATGTCGGCCTTGCGGGTGGCGGGATAGACGATGGGCGACTGGGCCACCAGGGCCGTGGCGGCCAGGGCCAGCAGACAGGTTCGGGACAGCGACATGAAGGGGCCTCCTGAAGGACAAGGGGATGCCCTTCAGGATACCTCGTAACACAATGTTGAACCAGACCTCAGGGCTTCATGCCGAGGTTCTTCACCAGGAAGGCCAGGACATCGGCCCGCTCGGCGATGGCCTTGGCGGTGGGCTTGCCTGCGCCATGGCCCGCGCTGGTCTCGATGCGGGTGAGGATCGGGGCCGGGCCGCCCTGGGCGGACTGCAGCGTGGCCGTGAACTTGTGGCTGTGCGCCGGCACCACGCGGTCATCGTGGTCGCCGGTGGTGACCAGGGTGGGCGGGTACTTCACGCCGGGCTTGATGGTGTGGAGGGGCGAGTACTTCATGAGGGTGTCGAAGCCCTCCCTGGTCTCGCTGCTGCCGTAGTCGCTCTTCCAGCCCCAGCCCAGGGTGAACTTGTGGAAGCGGAGCATGTCCATGACGCCCACCTCGGGCACCGCGGCGCCGAAGAGATCGGGCCGCTGGGTGAGGCAGGCGCCCACGAGCAGGCCGCCATTGCTCCCGCCGTTGATGGCGAGCTTGGGCGTGGAGGTCACCTTGTGGGCGATGAGCCATTCCGCCGCGGCGATGAAGTCGTCGAAGACGTTCTGCTTCTTGTCCTTCCGACCCGCATCGTACCAGTCGAGGCCGTACTCGCCGCCGCCCCGGAGGTTGGCCATGGCGTAGACGCCCCCCATCTCCAGCCAGACCATGCGGGACACCGAGAAGCCCGGCGTCAGCGGCACGTTGAAGCCGCCGTAGCCGTAGAGGAGGGTCGGGTTCTGGCCGTCGAGCTTGAGCCCCTTCTTGTGCACCAGGAACATGGGGACCTTCGTCCCGTCCTTGCTGGGGTAGAAGACCTGCTTCACCTCGTAGTCGGCGGGCTTGAAGGCCACCTTGGGCGTGCGGAAGACGTCGCTCTTGCCGGTCTTCAGGTCCAGGCGGTAGATGGTGCCGGGATAGGTGAAGCTGCCGAAGGTGTAGAAGGTCTCCGTGTCCTCGCGCCGTCCGCCGAAGCCCCCGGCCGTGCCCAGGGCCGGCAGCGCGAGGGCGCCGGTCTTCTTGCCTTTAAGATCGTAGAACTCGATGGCGGAGTGGGCATCCCGCATCCAGGTGGCGACGAAGCGTCCGCCCACCAGCGACACGGATTCCAGCACGTCCTTGCCCTTGGCCTGGGGGATGATCTCGGTCCACTGGGCGGGGTCGGTCTGGCCCTTCCGGATGGCCACCAGCCGGTTGCGGGGGGCGCCCTGGTTGGTGCTGACGAAGAAGCGGTCCCCCTCGTTGTCCACGATGCCGTAGGTGGCATCCATCTTGTCCAGGAAGGACTCGACGGGACTGCCGGGCTTGCTCAGGTCCTGGAGGAACAGGCTGGATTCGGGATTGGTGCCCTTGCCGGCGGAAATGACCAGCCAGCGGCCGTCATCCGTGACCGAGCCGCCCAGGTACCACTCGGGCTGGTCGGGACGCTGGTAGACGAGGACGTCCTCGGCCTGGGGCGTGCCCAGCTTGTGGAAGCAGAGCATGTGGTTGTTGTTCACCCCCGTGAGCGCCCCGCCTTCCTTGGGCGCTTCGTAGCGGCTGTAGTAGAAGCCAGAGCCATCCTTGCGCCAGGAGGCGCCGCTGGCCTTGGACCACTGGATCTCATCGGACAGGTCCTTCCCGGTGGCCACGTCGCGCACCTTCCAGGTCTGCCAGTCGGAGCCGGCCACCGACACGGAGTAGGCCATGAGGCGGCCGTCCTCGGTGAGGCTGATGCCGCTGAGGGCCACGGTCCCATCCTTGCTGAGGGTGTTGGGATCCAGGAGCACCCGGCCCTTGGCCTTGGGATCCTCCGTGACGAAGAGGACGGCCTGGTTCTGCAGTCCGGTGTTGTAGGAGTAGAAGTAGCGCTTGCCGCGCTTGAAGGGGGCGCTGTACTTCTCGAAGTCCCACAGCTTCGTGATGCGCTCCCGGATCTTCGTCCGCTGGGGGATCTGCTCCAGGTAGCCGTAGGTGACCTTGTTCTGGGCCTCCACCCAGGCCTTGGTCTCGGCGCTGTTGTCGTCCTCCAGCCAGCGGTAGGGATCGGCCACCTTGGTGCCGAAGAAGTCGTCCACCACGTCCGCCTTCCGGGTCGGCGGGTAGGTCAGGGGCGTTTGGGCCGAAAGTGCACTGGTGATGGCGAGGGCCATGGCGAGCATCCTCATGAGACGGGCCTCCAGACAGGGGGCCATTCTCACACCAATCCAGGGTCGAATCCCAGCCGTGCAAGGGCGCCCGCTTGGTGGTAGGGTGCGTGCAGCCCTGGAGGTTTCTATTGGTCCCGCCATCCGGCAAGAAGGTCTTCGTCCTCGATACGAACGTCCTCCTGCATGATCCGAACTCCATCCTCCACTTCCAGGAACACGACGTGGTGCTACCCATCGTGGTCATCGAGGAAGTGGACCACTTCAAGAAGGACCAGACCGAGGTCGGGCGCAATGCCCGCAGTGTCTCCCGCCTGCTGGACCGGCTGCGGGCCACGGGCAGCCTCAGCCGGGGCGTGCCCCTGGACGGCGGCGGCACGCTCAAGGTGGACGTGGCGGCCCACAACCTGGACATCGGCATCCTTTCCGCGGACAAGCACAAGGCCGACAACCAGATCCTGGCCTGCGCGCGCGAGATCCTGCACACCTGCAAGGACCGCGTGGTCCTGGTCACCAAGGACACGAACCTGCGCATCAAGGCCGACGCCATCGGCGTGCAGGCCGAGGACTACACCACGGACCGCGTGGAGATGGATGAGCTCTATACGGGCCACAAGTCGTGGGAGGTGGACCCCGCCAAGGTGGACCAGCTGTACGATGGCGGCCTGGCACCCGACCCCGCGCTCAACCTGAACCCCAACCAGTTCCTCACCCTGGTGGACCAGCTCAATCCCAGCCACACGGCCCTGGCCCGGTACATGGCCGGCGAGGGGCTCCTGCGGCCCCTGCGGCGCATGGAGGCCTGGCCCTGGGGCATCAAGCCCCGCAACCGCGAGCAGCAGTTCGCCATGGAACTCCTGCTCGACCCGGCGGTCCAGGTGGTCACCCTGCTCGGCAAGGCCGGCACGGGCAAGACGCTGCTCGCCATCGCCGCGGGCCTGCAGCAGGTGGTCGACGACGAGTCCTACGACAAGATCCTGGTGAGCCGCCCCGTGATGCCCATGGGCCGCGATCTGGGCTACCTGCCGGGGGACATCGGCGAGAAGCTGCGGCCCTACATGCAGCCCATCTACGACAACCTCGAGTTCATCGTGGGAGCCAACACCGAGGCCCGGCGCCGCACCACCATGACCGCCGGCCAGTTGGAGGAGGCGGGCTACCTCAGCGTCGAGCCCCTCACCTACATCCGGGGCCGCAGCATCCCCAAGCAGTACCTGGTGGTGGACGAGGCCCAGAACCTGACCCCGCACGAAGTGAAGACGATCCTCACCCGCGCCGGTGAGGGCACCAAGGTCATCTTCACCGGCGATCCCCACCAGATCGACAACCCCTACGTGGACGCCAGCACCAACGGCCTCAGCTTCCTGGCCGAGCACTTCAAGCACCTCGACATCTCCGGCCACGTCACCCTCCAGAAGGGTGAGCGCAGCAAGCTGGCCGAGCTGGCGAGCAACCTCTTGTAGGAGGTCCCCATGGCGGATGGTTCCTGGGACAACGGTGGCCACGGCGCTCCGGTCAAGGCGGGCATGCCCCTCTGGGGGAAGATCGCCCTGGGCTGCGGCATCGTCTTCCTGGTGGGCCTGGTGACCTGCTTCGGCGCAGGCGCATTCCTTGTCAACAAATTCAACAAGGACCCTGATGGCTTCGCGAAGAAGGTCGTGGGCATGGGCATGGAGAAGTTCCGGCCGGACTGGGAGGAGTTCCGCACTGTCGTGGAGCAACTCCGGTCGCCCGAGGGCTGTCAGGCCCTCTATGCCGCCAACCCAGCCCTCGCAAAGACCTGGCCCACTCAGGCCGCCTTCCTGGAAGCATCCTCCCGCTGGCACAAGGAGGTGACTTCCGCCCCTGAATTGACGCCGGACCTGATGACGAAGCACGGGCTGCGGATCAGCTACGAGGGGAGCCGACGGGTCAGCATTGGCTGGAGTCCCCAGTCCGGCCGGGCCGTCTATGTCACCTTCGAGGGGGTCAGGAAACCCGGGGACGGGGCCCCGCGCCAAGTGGTGGAGCTCGACGTCCGCTAGCCCCCGGCCCTTCCGCATTGAGCCTGCAGGCTTTTTCCGCCAAGATGCAGTCATGACTGCAGCTTCCGGATCCGTATCTGATGCCCTCGCCCTGCTCACGAAGGGCACCGTCACCTGCCACAAGGTCGAGCAGCTGGAGGCGAAGCTCAAGGAAGGCCGTCCTCTGCGCATCAAGGCCGGCTTCGATCCCACGGCCCCGGACCTGCATCTCGGCCACGGCGTGCTCATCCGCAAGATGGCCCAGTTCCAGAAGCTGGGCCACGAGGTCACCTTCCTCATCGGGGACTTCACGGGTCTCATCGGCGATCCCACGGGCAAGAAGGCCACGCGGCCACCCCTCACCCGCGAGGAGGTGCTGGCCAACGCCGAGACCTACAAGGCCCAGGTCTTCAAGATCCTCGATCCCGAAAAGACGAAGGTCCGCTTCAACAGCGAGTGGCTGGGCAGCATGGTCGGCGAGGGCTGGATCCGCCTGGCCTCCCGCTTCACCGTGGCCCAGATGCTGGAGCGCAACGACTTTGCCAAGCGCATGGAGGCCCGCGAGCCCATCGCGCTTCACGAACTGCTCTACCCCCTGACCCAGGCCTATGATTCCGTCGCGCTGGAAGCGGACGTGGAGCTGGGCGGCAACGACCAGCTCTTCAACCTCATGCAGGGCCGCATCCTCCAGGAGGCCTCGGGTCAGAAGCCCCAGGTGGTGCTCACGGTGCCGCTGCTCCTGGGCCTCGATGGCGTCGAGAAGATGTCCAAGTCCCTGGGCAACTACATCGGCTTCATGGAGGATCCGGACACCCAGTTCGGCAAGGCCATGAGCGTGAGCGACACCCTCATGTGGGACTGGTACCTGCTGCTCACGGATAAGCTCCCCGCCGAGATCGAAGCCCTCAAGCAGGGCCACCCCATGGACGCCAAGAAGGCCCTGGCCCGGCAGATCGTGGCCGACTTCCACGGTGCCCAGGCGGGCCGGGAGGCCGAGGAACGCTGGATCCGGCGCTTCTCGGAGCGCAGCCAGGAACAGGCCCCGGACATCGCCATGGCGGCCACGGAGGCCGAGGTCCAGCTGTCCCGCCTCCTGGTGGATCGCGGGCTGGCGGCCAGCCGCAAGGAGGCCGAGCGGCTGATCGGCCAGGGCGCGGTGAGCTTGGATGGGCAGAAGGCCGCGGACCCCG contains these protein-coding regions:
- a CDS encoding prolyl oligopeptidase family serine peptidase, with product MSLSRTCLLALAATALVAQSPIVYPATRKADMVDDYHGTKVADPYRWLEDDHSAETAAWVEAQNRVTQAYLGQIPERNAIEARMTRLWNYEKYGAPSKHGKYYIYSYNSGLQNQAVIYLTERLEEKGRVFFDPNALSKDGTVSLAGMRFSEDGAFVAYNLSKGGSDVSTWKVRNVATGVDLPDAFPAGRLGVNAWAKDGSGFYYTDYPKVEAGKALTAVYKNQKLFFHKLGDPVEKDAVIYERPDQPDWGFGASVTDDGHWLLISQRQGTERKNRVYLKDLRKAGSPVVPLFDQYDGSYAILGNDGDTFYVHTDAGAPRHRIVAVDLKDPKPSAWKDLIPEGKGRDVLAAADLFGDTFAVTWKTDALNIVKLYDLKGRFLKEIKAEGLGNLSGFNGRREDTETFYTFTSYNQPPTLYRYDLKTGASTVFRQPKVDIRPTEFEVKEVFYPSKDGTKVPMFLAYRKGLKLDGANPTLLYAYGGFNIAMSPAYSPVAQVWMEMGGVYAVACLRGGSEYGKTWWEAGKRETKQNVFDDFIAAAEWLIKEKYTSTPKLAIHGGSNGGLLVGACMTQRPDLFGACLPAVGVMDMLRYHTFTIGWMWKSDYMSSDTPEGFANLIKYSPLHNLKPGVKYPPTLVTTGDHDDRVVPAHSHKFIATLQADQAGPAPVLTRIETNAGHGAGKPTAKQIAERADQWAFLVKNLGMKLPAGFAQ
- a CDS encoding prolyl oligopeptidase family serine peptidase; this translates as MRMLAMALAITSALSAQTPLTYPPTRKADVVDDFFGTKVADPYRWLEDDNSAETKAWVEAQNKVTYGYLEQIPQRTKIRERITKLWDFEKYSAPFKRGKRYFYSYNTGLQNQAVLFVTEDPKAKGRVLLDPNTLSKDGTVALSGISLTEDGRLMAYSVSVAGSDWQTWKVRDVATGKDLSDEIQWSKASGASWRKDGSGFYYSRYEAPKEGGALTGVNNNHMLCFHKLGTPQAEDVLVYQRPDQPEWYLGGSVTDDGRWLVISAGKGTNPESSLFLQDLSKPGSPVESFLDKMDATYGIVDNEGDRFFVSTNQGAPRNRLVAIRKGQTDPAQWTEIIPQAKGKDVLESVSLVGGRFVATWMRDAHSAIEFYDLKGKKTGALALPALGTAGGFGGRREDTETFYTFGSFTYPGTIYRLDLKTGKSDVFRTPKVAFKPADYEVKQVFYPSKDGTKVPMFLVHKKGLKLDGQNPTLLYGYGGFNVPLTPGFSVSRMVWLEMGGVYAMANLRGGGEYGLDWYDAGRKDKKQNVFDDFIAAAEWLIAHKVTSTPKLAINGGSNGGLLVGACLTQRPDLFGAAVPEVGVMDMLRFHKFTLGWGWKSDYGSSETREGFDTLMKYSPLHTIKPGVKYPPTLVTTGDHDDRVVPAHSHKFTATLQSAQGGPAPILTRIETSAGHGAGKPTAKAIAERADVLAFLVKNLGMKP
- the tyrS gene encoding tyrosine--tRNA ligase — translated: MTAASGSVSDALALLTKGTVTCHKVEQLEAKLKEGRPLRIKAGFDPTAPDLHLGHGVLIRKMAQFQKLGHEVTFLIGDFTGLIGDPTGKKATRPPLTREEVLANAETYKAQVFKILDPEKTKVRFNSEWLGSMVGEGWIRLASRFTVAQMLERNDFAKRMEAREPIALHELLYPLTQAYDSVALEADVELGGNDQLFNLMQGRILQEASGQKPQVVLTVPLLLGLDGVEKMSKSLGNYIGFMEDPDTQFGKAMSVSDTLMWDWYLLLTDKLPAEIEALKQGHPMDAKKALARQIVADFHGAQAGREAEERWIRRFSERSQEQAPDIAMAATEAEVQLSRLLVDRGLAASRKEAERLIGQGAVSLDGQKAADPALRLRLHSGTSLLVKVGKLKLERWVIT
- a CDS encoding PhoH family protein, producing MVPPSGKKVFVLDTNVLLHDPNSILHFQEHDVVLPIVVIEEVDHFKKDQTEVGRNARSVSRLLDRLRATGSLSRGVPLDGGGTLKVDVAAHNLDIGILSADKHKADNQILACAREILHTCKDRVVLVTKDTNLRIKADAIGVQAEDYTTDRVEMDELYTGHKSWEVDPAKVDQLYDGGLAPDPALNLNPNQFLTLVDQLNPSHTALARYMAGEGLLRPLRRMEAWPWGIKPRNREQQFAMELLLDPAVQVVTLLGKAGTGKTLLAIAAGLQQVVDDESYDKILVSRPVMPMGRDLGYLPGDIGEKLRPYMQPIYDNLEFIVGANTEARRRTTMTAGQLEEAGYLSVEPLTYIRGRSIPKQYLVVDEAQNLTPHEVKTILTRAGEGTKVIFTGDPHQIDNPYVDASTNGLSFLAEHFKHLDISGHVTLQKGERSKLAELASNLL